TCGGTCGGGACGACGACCTCGTTCATGAACTCGCGGGCGCGGTCTCTCAGTTCCAGGGCCTCCGATGAGTCGTGATACTCCATACCATCTCCTACGAGTACACCATTGTAAATGGATAGGTCGATTCTCACCGAACGATGTACGACGGAAGCGGTGCGGGCGCAAACTTATTCGTACTCGCACCGCGAGTGCGTGAACAATGGGAGGTACGACACGTGAGCGAGGGTAGCGAGGGTAGCGAGGACTACTTCGAGCGCATCGTCGACCCCGACCGGCTGGCCGACTACCTCGAGGCGGAACTCGGCCCTGCAGCGGAGTTCCACGTCGAGCACCACAAGGAGGGCCACTCGAACGAGACGCTGTTCGTCACGTGGGGCGACCGCGACCTCGTCATCAGGCGGCCGCCGCCGGGGGAGATCGCGGAGAACGCCCACGACGTGCTCCGCGAGCACCGCGTCGTCGACGCGCTCCAGGGGACCGACGTACCGCTCCCGCGGACGGTCCTCGCGTGCGACGACCACGCGATCGTGGGGAGCGACTTCTACGTCATGGAGCGCGTCGAGGGCGACGTCTTCCGGGGGAGCGAACCCGACCGGTTCGCGACGCCCGACGCTCGGCGGCGGGTGGGCGAGGAACTCGTCGACACGCTCGCGATCGTCCACGAGGTGGACTACGAGGCGGTCGGCCTCGACGACCTCGGCTACCCGCCGGGGTTCACCGAGCGACAGGTCAGGCGCTGGTCGGAACAGCTCATGTGGGCGTTCGACGTCACCGCCGAGGAGCGCGAGGTCCCCGAACTCTACGGCGTGATGGAGTGGCTCTCCGACAACGTCCCCGACGACCCGCCCGCCACGCTCGTCCACGGCGACTACAAGCTCGACAACGTCATGTACGGTCCCGGTTCCGACCCGGAGATCGTCGCCGTCTTCGACTGGGAGATGAGCACGCTGGGCGACCCCCTCACCGACCTGGGCTGGATGCTCTCCTACTGGTGGGACGAGGGCGACCCCGCCCCGCCCGCGGCCACCGACACGCTCACCTCGACGTTCATGACCCGCGAGGGCTACCCGACCCGCCGCGACCTCGTCGAGCGCTACGAGGCGCGGACCGGGATCGCCTACGGCGAGGAGGAGGACCGATTCTACCGCACGCTCGCGGTCTACAAGCTCGCCGGGCTCGGCGAGATGTTCTTCCGGCGCTACCTGGAGGGTAACTCCGACGACCCGATGTACCCGAAGATGCGCGAGGGCGTCCCGCAACTGGCCGCGCGCGCCCGGCGCATCATCGACGGCGAGGAACCGCTCTGATCCGTCGGCGCGCACCCGACGGCACTCGCAATTTAAGCCGATCGACGTTGGACCGTGATCCATGGCGGCTCTCGACTGGTACTGGCTCCTGATCCAGCGGCTCGCCCTCCTCGTCGCCGCGCTCGCCTCGCTGCTCGCGCTCCGCGCGCTGAGCGACGGCGACCCGATGCGCTCGGTCAGACGACGGCT
The Halomarina pelagica DNA segment above includes these coding regions:
- a CDS encoding phosphotransferase family protein — translated: MSEGSEGSEDYFERIVDPDRLADYLEAELGPAAEFHVEHHKEGHSNETLFVTWGDRDLVIRRPPPGEIAENAHDVLREHRVVDALQGTDVPLPRTVLACDDHAIVGSDFYVMERVEGDVFRGSEPDRFATPDARRRVGEELVDTLAIVHEVDYEAVGLDDLGYPPGFTERQVRRWSEQLMWAFDVTAEEREVPELYGVMEWLSDNVPDDPPATLVHGDYKLDNVMYGPGSDPEIVAVFDWEMSTLGDPLTDLGWMLSYWWDEGDPAPPAATDTLTSTFMTREGYPTRRDLVERYEARTGIAYGEEEDRFYRTLAVYKLAGLGEMFFRRYLEGNSDDPMYPKMREGVPQLAARARRIIDGEEPL